In the genome of Opitutia bacterium KCR 482, one region contains:
- a CDS encoding LacI family DNA-binding transcriptional regulator encodes MESKKTTLADIAKKLKISKSAVSLALKDSPMVSKRTRDRVAKAARSMGYVRNELVSSMMSSMKKNAFGAFAESVALINGNIDEYALTNHPTLPKYYVGIKEEAKRLGYSINEFWLHDPRLNAEILAKTFRSRGIRGGVIIGHSADNVFPAEYESVWRDFYFISVGIQTFNPTLEMVSADQYAVAYGATKKAVELGYKRPALVIEKHIDEIVGGRFVGGFLRAQFDLPAADRIAPFTYSDTLSGYVDKLYSWLDKRKPDVVLYLLDSTREIIADKPRNGGCIPLIQLERRGYVPEWTGMEQNNDLVGRVALRRLCDMLNRNPARGGEASNLLTLVPPTWIGSSSDLEQKM; translated from the coding sequence ATGGAAAGTAAAAAGACGACACTTGCGGACATTGCTAAGAAGTTGAAGATATCCAAGAGCGCGGTTTCGCTGGCTTTGAAGGATTCGCCCATGGTATCCAAGCGTACGCGCGACAGGGTCGCGAAAGCGGCGCGTTCCATGGGTTATGTCCGCAATGAGCTTGTTTCCTCGATGATGTCGAGCATGAAGAAGAACGCCTTCGGCGCGTTTGCCGAGTCTGTTGCCCTCATCAACGGCAACATTGACGAGTATGCCCTCACCAACCACCCGACGCTTCCCAAGTACTACGTCGGAATCAAGGAGGAGGCAAAGCGTCTTGGGTACAGCATAAATGAATTTTGGCTTCACGACCCGCGCCTGAATGCCGAAATTCTCGCAAAGACTTTCCGTTCGCGCGGCATACGCGGCGGCGTGATAATCGGGCACTCCGCCGACAACGTTTTTCCCGCCGAGTACGAGTCTGTTTGGCGCGACTTCTATTTCATTTCCGTCGGCATTCAGACATTCAATCCGACCCTCGAAATGGTTTCCGCCGACCAGTATGCCGTCGCCTACGGGGCGACAAAAAAGGCGGTGGAACTCGGCTACAAACGCCCCGCGCTCGTGATAGAAAAGCACATCGACGAAATCGTCGGCGGGCGGTTTGTCGGCGGCTTTCTGCGCGCGCAGTTCGACCTGCCCGCGGCCGACAGAATCGCGCCGTTCACATATTCCGACACGCTTTCGGGCTATGTAGACAAACTCTATTCGTGGCTCGACAAGCGCAAGCCCGACGTCGTTTTGTACCTGCTCGACTCCACCCGGGAAATTATCGCCGACAAGCCCAGAAACGGCGGGTGCATACCGCTTATCCAGCTGGAGCGGCGCGGCTACGTTCCAGAATGGACGGGCATGGAACAGAACAACGACCTCGTCGGGCGCGTCGCCCTCAGGCGTCTTTGCGACATGCTAAACCGCAATCCCGCGCGCGGCGGCGAGGCGTCAAATCTCCTGACGCTCGTCCCGCCGACGTGGATAGGCTCTTCGTCTGACTTGGAGCAGAAGATGTAG
- a CDS encoding PfkB family carbohydrate kinase, producing the protein MKQCDFVGLGFCSNDDLSLLPEIPFDSKVKIITHTIQGGGPAATSTVAAARLGMSAGFIGVVGDDDAGKRILSDFESEKVSTEAMVVRRGKTSAVAYCWIDQPTGKRSVAWERGDAPELEASDVSLDLVAKAKILHIDGHNPVGALAAAKKARECGVLVNFDAGTMRDGVAELLPYADILIASEAFARGWTKRENLEDALKVLAEYGAKVVGCTMGAEGSMVYADGGFIKCPTFNHIKPVDTTGCGDVFHTGFAVRYLETRDLYECQRFGAAVSSLKCLKLGGRAGIPTRAQVDEFLENNK; encoded by the coding sequence ATGAAACAATGCGACTTTGTGGGACTCGGCTTTTGCAGCAACGACGACCTTTCCCTCCTGCCAGAAATCCCCTTCGACTCGAAGGTGAAAATCATAACCCACACAATTCAGGGCGGAGGCCCCGCCGCAACCTCGACGGTCGCCGCCGCGCGATTGGGCATGAGCGCGGGCTTCATCGGGGTTGTCGGCGACGACGACGCGGGAAAACGCATTCTATCCGACTTCGAGTCGGAAAAAGTCTCCACAGAGGCGATGGTCGTCCGACGCGGCAAAACCTCCGCCGTCGCCTACTGCTGGATTGACCAGCCCACGGGCAAGCGCAGCGTTGCGTGGGAGCGCGGCGACGCCCCCGAATTGGAAGCGTCCGACGTTTCGCTCGACCTCGTCGCAAAGGCGAAGATTCTGCACATAGACGGGCACAACCCCGTCGGCGCGCTTGCCGCCGCAAAGAAAGCGCGGGAGTGCGGCGTGCTTGTGAATTTCGACGCGGGCACAATGCGCGACGGCGTCGCCGAGCTTCTTCCGTACGCCGACATTTTGATAGCCTCCGAGGCGTTTGCGCGGGGCTGGACAAAGCGCGAAAATTTGGAGGACGCCCTCAAAGTCCTCGCCGAATACGGGGCGAAAGTCGTGGGTTGCACGATGGGCGCGGAAGGCTCGATGGTCTACGCGGACGGCGGGTTCATAAAGTGCCCAACGTTCAACCACATCAAGCCCGTCGATACCACGGGTTGCGGCGACGTCTTCCACACGGGCTTCGCCGTGCGCTACCTTGAAACGCGCGATTTGTACGAGTGCCAGCGGTTCGGCGCGGCGGTGTCGAGCCTCAAATGCCTGAAACTCGGCGGCAGGGCGGGAATCCCCACGAGGGCGCAGGTTGACGAATTTTTGGAAAACAACAAATAA
- the iolB gene encoding 5-deoxy-glucuronate isomerase produces MSKGKYLINLAPKQGYNKIFDVGEYGMNLTSFGLIKLAAGTSYRGDTGGFEVALVVLGGKCSAKGDGFEFAEVGGRKNPFDGAPHTLYLPRNTKYELTATTDIEIAYNASPASRDTAKPTLITPDMTCSFELGRENFTRRATVILDEKFESEHFYIGEGMIPSGNWSGYPPHRHDIDNPPDEIDMEETYFYMFDPAQGFGIQKIYTPDGRIDETYTVKNYDTVAIAEGFHPLCGAPGYSMYYLWTMAGKNNRGLISSLDPEHKWVVGK; encoded by the coding sequence ATGAGCAAGGGAAAATACCTTATCAATCTTGCGCCCAAACAGGGCTACAATAAAATCTTTGACGTAGGCGAATACGGCATGAACCTCACGTCGTTCGGGCTGATAAAGCTCGCGGCGGGAACATCGTACAGGGGCGACACGGGCGGCTTTGAAGTCGCGCTGGTGGTGCTCGGCGGCAAGTGCTCGGCGAAGGGCGACGGCTTCGAATTCGCGGAGGTCGGCGGACGCAAAAATCCCTTCGACGGCGCGCCGCACACGCTCTACCTGCCGCGCAACACGAAGTACGAGCTTACCGCGACAACCGACATCGAGATTGCCTACAACGCGTCTCCCGCCTCGCGCGACACCGCAAAGCCTACTCTCATCACGCCCGACATGACGTGCTCGTTCGAGCTTGGCCGCGAAAACTTCACGCGCCGCGCGACCGTCATTTTGGACGAAAAATTCGAGTCGGAGCACTTCTATATCGGCGAGGGCATGATACCGTCGGGCAACTGGTCGGGCTATCCGCCGCACCGCCACGACATCGACAATCCGCCCGACGAAATCGACATGGAGGAAACCTACTTCTACATGTTCGATCCCGCGCAGGGCTTCGGAATCCAGAAGATTTACACGCCCGACGGGCGAATCGACGAAACCTACACCGTCAAGAACTACGACACCGTCGCAATCGCGGAGGGATTCCACCCGCTGTGCGGCGCGCCTGGGTACTCCATGTACTACCTTTGGACGATGGCGGGCAAAAACAACCGCGGTTTGATTTCGTCGCTCGACCCCGAACACAAATGGGTTGTCGGAAAATAA
- the xylB gene encoding xylulokinase yields the protein MDGVRDILLGVDFGTGGCKVSALSAADGRLLGDASVEYATEYAHAGWSEQNPDDWYAAMRGAIRAVAAKGVDLSKVRALAFDGSTHNAVLMDAGYKPIRKTIMWTDQRSVAECALLREKYGETILKTAYQSPSPTWTLPQMMWLKNNEPEILKKTKRVLFVKDYVRYLLTGVAVSDYIEAQGTLFFDMKTMSWSRELVELSGLDFDALPKLVKPTDAVGRVGAKAAADTGLPEGALVVCGTSDSAVEDYGAGAVEVGDCIVKLATAGNVNVMTAEPHPFKTTLTYSHVVEGMWYTVSATNAAALCQRWFRDAFCGLEKIEAEKSGGRVFAMMDAAAAESPVGANGVMFHPYLQGERSPYWDANLRASFTGVSISSTKGDFIRALLEGVAFSLKDCYGVIAEMGLPVGRIFLIGGGARSALWSEIVADVFNVEVAVPSPGDASFGAALLAGVGAGFFADAKSAVAKCLKIDRTVKPDPARAAKYAALFEKYKAVHDALAPVYNSNFQK from the coding sequence ATGGACGGAGTTCGCGACATCTTGCTCGGCGTCGATTTCGGCACGGGAGGCTGCAAGGTCTCGGCGTTGTCGGCGGCGGACGGGCGTTTGCTGGGCGACGCGTCGGTCGAATACGCAACCGAGTACGCGCATGCGGGCTGGTCGGAGCAGAACCCCGACGATTGGTATGCGGCGATGCGCGGGGCAATCCGCGCGGTTGCGGCGAAGGGTGTCGATTTGTCGAAAGTGCGCGCGCTCGCGTTCGACGGCTCGACCCACAACGCGGTTCTCATGGACGCCGGCTACAAGCCAATCCGCAAGACAATCATGTGGACCGACCAGCGCAGCGTCGCCGAGTGCGCCCTGTTGCGCGAAAAGTACGGCGAGACGATTTTAAAAACCGCATACCAGTCGCCCAGCCCGACGTGGACGCTGCCGCAAATGATGTGGCTTAAAAACAACGAGCCTGAAATTCTAAAAAAGACAAAGCGCGTGCTCTTCGTGAAAGACTACGTTCGCTACCTGCTCACGGGAGTCGCCGTAAGCGACTACATCGAGGCGCAGGGCACGCTGTTTTTCGACATGAAAACCATGTCGTGGAGCAGGGAGCTTGTGGAGCTTTCGGGGCTTGATTTCGACGCCCTGCCGAAGCTCGTCAAGCCCACCGACGCCGTCGGGCGCGTCGGCGCAAAGGCGGCAGCCGACACGGGGCTTCCCGAGGGCGCTCTCGTAGTCTGCGGCACGAGCGATTCCGCCGTGGAAGACTACGGCGCGGGTGCGGTAGAAGTAGGCGACTGCATCGTAAAGCTCGCCACCGCGGGCAACGTGAACGTCATGACCGCCGAACCGCACCCGTTCAAAACCACGCTCACATACTCGCACGTCGTTGAGGGCATGTGGTACACTGTGTCGGCGACAAACGCCGCCGCGCTCTGCCAACGCTGGTTTAGGGACGCGTTCTGCGGGCTTGAAAAAATCGAGGCGGAAAAGTCGGGCGGGCGCGTTTTCGCGATGATGGACGCCGCCGCGGCGGAGTCTCCCGTAGGCGCAAACGGCGTAATGTTCCATCCCTACTTGCAGGGCGAGCGTTCGCCGTATTGGGACGCAAACTTGCGGGCGAGCTTCACGGGAGTTTCGATTTCGTCCACAAAGGGCGATTTTATCCGCGCGCTTCTCGAAGGCGTGGCGTTTTCGCTCAAAGACTGCTACGGGGTAATCGCCGAAATGGGGCTTCCTGTCGGGCGCATATTTCTCATCGGCGGCGGGGCGCGGAGCGCGTTGTGGAGCGAAATAGTCGCTGACGTTTTCAATGTCGAAGTCGCGGTGCCGTCCCCTGGGGACGCGTCGTTCGGCGCGGCGCTGCTTGCGGGCGTCGGCGCGGGATTCTTCGCCGACGCGAAGTCGGCGGTCGCCAAGTGCCTTAAAATCGACAGGACCGTAAAACCCGACCCCGCGCGCGCGGCAAAGTACGCGGCGCTTTTCGAAAAATACAAGGCGGTGCACGACGCCCTCGCGCCCGTCTACAATTCAAATTTCCAAAAATAA
- a CDS encoding FAD-binding oxidoreductase, with the protein MFVSKDSYMFEMIRTELADAVGADFVSTGDSDKFGHSIDYYWIPEMWHDRGLPTPKPDFVVHPGSAEEVAKVMKIANQYKIPVVTWGGGSGSQGGALPVAGGIVLDTKRMNRVLAIDEESLTVTAETGIIMRQLEWAVNKKGYSTMHLPASIACATIGGFLAHRGTGVLSTKWGKIEDMVMSLEVVTPTGEIINTLPVPRHASGPDLTMMFLGSEGTLGVITKVCLKIHPKPEERQFRAYLFKDFHTAMSAGADLMRSRLRPCAVRLYDETETLTHVKKVFGIDIGSGAYLVFGFDGNKDIVELQMKHAREIMEGKYKGTDLGSKGGDLWWKNKYKFFYPGYMFHLPQAFGTLDTVADFAHIEKVYWAMKKVVNEKFPKARFIGHFSHWYEWGCMLYARFIFEGKDVPQDPREAAALYNAVWDAAIRAAIENGGVINEHHGVGLKLGRYMKDLYKNSFPILEGIKNTLDPNHIMNPGKMGL; encoded by the coding sequence ATGTTCGTATCAAAAGACAGCTATATGTTCGAAATGATTAGAACGGAACTCGCCGACGCCGTCGGCGCGGATTTCGTCAGCACGGGAGATTCCGACAAGTTCGGGCACTCCATTGACTACTACTGGATTCCCGAAATGTGGCACGACCGCGGACTCCCAACTCCGAAGCCCGATTTCGTCGTCCACCCCGGAAGCGCGGAGGAAGTGGCGAAAGTCATGAAAATCGCCAACCAGTATAAAATTCCCGTCGTTACATGGGGCGGCGGTTCGGGCTCGCAGGGCGGCGCGTTGCCCGTCGCGGGCGGAATCGTCCTCGACACGAAACGCATGAACAGGGTTTTGGCAATCGACGAGGAGTCGCTGACTGTTACCGCGGAAACCGGCATCATCATGCGCCAGCTCGAATGGGCGGTCAACAAAAAGGGCTATTCGACAATGCACCTTCCAGCCTCAATCGCGTGCGCTACAATCGGCGGATTCCTCGCGCACAGGGGTACGGGCGTCCTCTCCACAAAGTGGGGTAAAATAGAAGACATGGTTATGAGCCTCGAAGTCGTGACGCCGACTGGCGAAATTATCAACACGCTTCCCGTGCCGCGCCACGCGTCGGGTCCCGACCTTACGATGATGTTCCTCGGCAGCGAGGGCACGCTTGGAGTAATCACGAAAGTCTGCCTGAAAATCCACCCCAAGCCCGAAGAACGCCAGTTCCGCGCGTATCTCTTCAAGGACTTCCACACCGCCATGAGCGCGGGCGCAGACCTCATGCGCAGCCGCCTGCGCCCCTGCGCCGTGCGCCTCTACGACGAAACCGAAACCCTCACGCACGTCAAAAAAGTGTTCGGAATCGACATCGGCTCGGGCGCGTATCTGGTCTTCGGTTTCGACGGCAACAAGGACATCGTCGAATTGCAGATGAAGCACGCCCGCGAAATCATGGAGGGCAAGTACAAGGGTACCGACCTCGGCAGCAAGGGCGGAGACCTCTGGTGGAAGAACAAGTACAAATTCTTCTACCCAGGCTACATGTTCCACCTGCCGCAGGCGTTCGGCACGCTCGACACGGTCGCCGACTTCGCCCACATCGAAAAGGTCTATTGGGCGATGAAAAAAGTGGTCAACGAAAAGTTCCCGAAGGCGCGTTTCATCGGGCACTTCTCGCACTGGTACGAGTGGGGCTGCATGCTCTACGCCCGCTTCATTTTCGAGGGCAAGGACGTTCCGCAGGATCCCCGCGAGGCGGCGGCTCTCTACAACGCCGTTTGGGACGCCGCAATCCGCGCGGCAATCGAAAACGGCGGCGTAATCAACGAACACCACGGCGTGGGCTTGAAGCTCGGCAGGTACATGAAAGACCTGTACAAAAACAGCTTCCCGATTCTCGAAGGAATCAAGAACACGCTCGACCCCAACCACATTATGAACCCAGGGAAAATGGGACTCTAA
- a CDS encoding class II fructose-bisphosphate aldolase, with protein MPLVSLREILPEARRQKRAVGAFNVANYECALGVIRAAEGEKSPVIIQVFQRLFRSEKGADLAGTLLRMAHRCSQPVAVHLDHGAEASQVRDALAAGFSSVMFDGSKLPFDENAALTKYSADYAHAVGASCEGEIGHVAMGDESAITTVEDAVKFYDATKVDALAVSVGTVHGFYTAEPKIEVGRCREIADALPEVPLVLHGGSGTPPQDVRALIENGVSKINIATEYMDTFLKSVKKQLDLLDGKFRPIDLFMDPVVDDCAAHVSRLIRFFAGK; from the coding sequence ATGCCGCTTGTATCGTTAAGGGAAATTCTGCCCGAAGCGCGCCGCCAAAAGCGCGCCGTCGGGGCGTTCAATGTGGCGAACTACGAGTGCGCGCTCGGCGTTATCAGAGCCGCCGAGGGAGAAAAGTCGCCCGTGATAATTCAGGTGTTCCAGCGTCTGTTCCGCTCCGAAAAAGGCGCGGACTTGGCGGGAACGCTGCTGCGCATGGCGCACAGGTGCTCGCAGCCCGTCGCCGTCCACCTCGACCACGGCGCGGAGGCATCGCAGGTTCGCGACGCCCTCGCGGCGGGATTCTCGTCGGTGATGTTCGACGGCTCGAAGCTTCCGTTCGACGAAAACGCCGCTCTCACGAAATACTCCGCCGACTACGCGCACGCCGTCGGCGCGAGCTGCGAGGGCGAAATAGGGCACGTCGCCATGGGCGACGAAAGCGCGATTACGACCGTTGAGGACGCCGTGAAATTCTACGACGCCACAAAGGTGGACGCCCTCGCGGTGTCGGTCGGCACCGTCCACGGCTTCTACACCGCAGAGCCTAAAATCGAGGTCGGGCGTTGCCGCGAAATCGCCGACGCCCTTCCCGAAGTTCCGCTCGTGCTCCACGGCGGTTCGGGAACTCCCCCGCAGGACGTCCGCGCACTCATCGAAAACGGCGTTTCCAAAATCAACATCGCAACCGAGTACATGGACACTTTCCTGAAATCGGTAAAAAAACAGCTCGATTTGCTCGACGGAAAATTCAGGCCAATCGACCTGTTCATGGACCCCGTAGTCGACGACTGCGCCGCACACGTTTCGCGGCTGATTCGCTTCTTCGCGGGAAAATAG
- a CDS encoding MFS transporter: MNREKSNEIYKWVLLGLLWVAYFLQQGTRQIYNAVIPQIQSDFGVDSVHIGLVATVFTFTYGICVPLAGIASDIFRRKWVIVIGVGLFSLGIFFSSFASSIGILLITYGLLNGMGQSFYFPPASSLMGQLHSERRSTAFSIHQTAQYLGVVICSCVAGYLGMLKPVAGFSGWQLPFLLFGGIGIVWALILAFTMRYSRPTPPTVSRVEIAKSFKEASLMMVRKPSALILSLAFGFMVYVDIGFKTWMPTYLFETYGMSIGEAAFNAVIWHYAGAFLGVMIGSRVIDRLVMRKIHTARFDADIAGYFFAAPFIYLMANASGLPICILALFLFGVFKGVCDAGIFASFLDVIVPQYRASAMGIMLCVGFVIGSTASTVLGFMRDHLGLTAGISSLALLYFVNAAMIFAARKFFFRRDYEG; the protein is encoded by the coding sequence ATGAACAGGGAAAAAAGCAACGAGATTTACAAATGGGTTCTGCTCGGACTTCTATGGGTGGCGTACTTTTTGCAGCAGGGCACGCGGCAGATTTACAACGCCGTAATTCCGCAGATACAGTCGGACTTCGGCGTAGATTCCGTGCACATCGGGCTTGTGGCGACGGTCTTCACTTTCACCTACGGAATCTGCGTGCCGCTGGCGGGAATCGCAAGCGACATTTTCAGGCGCAAATGGGTAATCGTAATCGGGGTGGGGCTGTTCAGTTTGGGGATATTCTTTTCGTCGTTCGCAAGCTCAATCGGCATTCTTCTTATCACATACGGCCTGCTGAACGGAATGGGGCAGAGCTTCTACTTCCCGCCCGCGTCGTCGCTGATGGGGCAGCTTCACAGCGAACGCCGCTCGACGGCGTTTTCGATACACCAAACCGCACAGTATTTGGGCGTCGTGATTTGCAGCTGCGTGGCGGGCTATTTGGGAATGCTAAAACCCGTGGCGGGCTTTTCGGGCTGGCAGTTGCCGTTTCTGCTCTTCGGCGGAATCGGCATAGTCTGGGCGTTGATTCTTGCGTTCACGATGCGCTATTCGCGCCCGACGCCGCCGACGGTCTCGCGCGTGGAAATCGCTAAATCCTTCAAGGAGGCGTCGCTGATGATGGTTCGCAAGCCGTCCGCGCTAATACTTTCGCTCGCGTTCGGCTTCATGGTCTACGTGGACATAGGCTTCAAAACGTGGATGCCGACATACCTCTTCGAGACCTACGGAATGTCAATCGGCGAGGCGGCGTTCAACGCCGTGATTTGGCACTACGCGGGCGCGTTCCTCGGCGTAATGATAGGCAGCAGGGTTATCGACAGGCTCGTTATGCGGAAAATCCACACGGCGCGTTTCGACGCCGACATCGCGGGCTACTTCTTCGCCGCGCCGTTCATATACCTGATGGCGAACGCGTCGGGGCTGCCGATATGCATTCTGGCTCTCTTCCTTTTCGGCGTGTTCAAGGGCGTTTGCGACGCGGGCATTTTTGCGTCGTTCCTCGACGTCATCGTTCCGCAGTACAGGGCGTCGGCGATGGGAATCATGCTCTGCGTGGGCTTTGTGATTGGCTCGACGGCGTCAACGGTGCTCGGCTTCATGCGCGACCACTTGGGGCTGACCGCGGGGATTTCCTCGCTTGCGCTGCTCTATTTTGTAAACGCCGCGATGATTTTTGCCGCAAGAAAATTTTTCTTCCGCCGCGACTACGAAGGTTAG
- a CDS encoding aldose epimerase family protein, which produces MKKLLSAIEKSDFESTVDSKKTSLYTLKNKNGTEVSITNFGGRIVELFARDRRGGFADVVLGHKTLGEYVNFKAARFFGAAVGRFANRIANGEFELNGKTYLLEKNNGSNALHGGSRGFDMRVWDVLDADEGKIDMRLVSPDGDAGYPATLTVDMRYELGDDDALKISYRAESDADTIVNLTNHSFFNLHGEGIGDTSDHILQIFADRYTPVNENLVPTGELAGVRGTPFDFRNPARIGERIGDENEQLKRGCGYDHNWVLNAGASGKAELAAALYDPQSGRELQVFTDQPGLQFFAGGTFASRENGKNGLPYARFAGIALETQNFPDAPNKPNFPSPVLRAGGEYRHACVYKFGVRE; this is translated from the coding sequence GTGAAAAAGTTGCTCTCCGCTATCGAAAAATCCGACTTCGAATCGACGGTAGATTCGAAAAAAACGTCGCTTTACACACTCAAAAACAAAAACGGCACGGAAGTGTCCATAACGAACTTCGGCGGAAGAATCGTCGAGCTGTTCGCGCGGGACAGGCGCGGCGGTTTTGCCGACGTCGTTCTCGGGCACAAAACGCTCGGCGAATATGTGAATTTCAAGGCGGCACGGTTTTTCGGCGCGGCGGTCGGACGCTTCGCAAACAGAATCGCAAACGGCGAATTTGAGCTTAACGGCAAAACATACCTGCTCGAAAAAAACAACGGCTCGAACGCCCTCCACGGCGGCTCGCGCGGCTTCGACATGCGGGTTTGGGACGTGCTCGACGCCGACGAAGGGAAAATCGACATGCGCCTTGTATCTCCCGACGGCGACGCGGGCTACCCCGCGACTCTGACCGTCGACATGCGCTACGAACTCGGCGACGACGACGCGCTGAAAATTTCCTACCGCGCCGAAAGCGACGCCGACACAATCGTAAACCTCACCAACCACTCGTTCTTCAATCTGCACGGCGAGGGAATCGGCGACACCTCCGACCACATTCTGCAAATTTTCGCCGACAGATACACCCCCGTGAACGAAAACCTCGTACCGACGGGCGAGCTTGCCGGCGTGCGCGGCACTCCTTTCGATTTCCGCAATCCCGCGCGTATCGGCGAACGAATCGGCGACGAAAACGAGCAGCTCAAACGCGGCTGCGGCTACGACCACAACTGGGTTCTGAACGCTGGCGCATCGGGCAAGGCGGAGCTTGCGGCGGCGCTGTACGACCCGCAGTCGGGACGCGAGCTGCAAGTGTTCACCGACCAGCCGGGGCTGCAATTTTTTGCGGGCGGAACGTTCGCCTCGCGCGAAAACGGCAAGAACGGGCTTCCCTACGCGCGTTTTGCGGGAATCGCCCTCGAAACGCAAAACTTCCCCGACGCGCCGAACAAGCCGAATTTTCCGTCGCCCGTCCTCCGCGCGGGCGGCGAATACAGGCACGCCTGCGTTTACAAATTCGGAGTGCGCGAATAA
- the typA gene encoding translational GTPase TypA produces MHSKFRNLAIIAHVDHGKTTLVDRLLSAGGAYRKNQTVTERAMDSMDLEREKGITIKAKNTSIEWRGYTVNIVDTPGHADFGGEVERVMKMVDGVLLVVDAFEGPQAQTRFVLKKALAEGLKPIIVINKIDRPNANPHATLEKVLELFLELGATEEQFDAPVLYGSAKDGYFADSPDAPRADCAPLLDKIVEYIPAPKVDDEKDFRMLISNIDWDNYVGRVAIGKITSGSVKKGDTVWLMKGDGSKFSGKVLRCFEYSKLGTEDSAVGVAGNIVGVAAFENVDIGETLCGREDMQPLPFVAIDPPTVSMEISINDGPLAGQDGKNVTSRVVGERLKREMRTNISIKVEDTDRAGVFNIFARGAMQIAVLVETMRRENYEVCVSRPKVLMHRDADGKLLEPFETVYVEAPEDNTGAIMKMLAARKAQIEEMETSEISKRTRITARMPTRGLIGFELELMNTTSGHGVFSHLFREYAPYCGEFATNPSGRLVSIENGVSTRFALLILEERGRLFVEPQEQIYAGQIVGYEPKGIEMLVNPCREKHLTNIRMSYKEQTVVLTPAEKFSLERAIEFIEADELVEATPHNIRMRKRILDANARNRAAHREMKNLENS; encoded by the coding sequence ATGCATTCAAAATTCCGCAACCTTGCAATCATCGCGCACGTAGACCACGGCAAAACGACTCTCGTAGACCGTCTGCTGAGCGCGGGTGGCGCATACCGCAAAAACCAAACCGTCACCGAACGCGCCATGGATTCCATGGATCTCGAACGCGAAAAGGGCATTACAATCAAGGCGAAAAACACCTCCATCGAATGGCGCGGCTATACCGTGAACATCGTGGACACCCCCGGGCACGCCGACTTCGGCGGCGAGGTCGAGCGCGTCATGAAAATGGTCGACGGCGTTTTGCTTGTGGTGGACGCTTTCGAGGGCCCGCAGGCGCAGACGCGCTTCGTGCTCAAAAAGGCACTCGCAGAGGGCTTGAAGCCGATTATCGTGATAAACAAAATCGACCGTCCGAACGCCAACCCGCACGCCACGCTCGAAAAGGTGCTCGAACTCTTCTTGGAGCTTGGCGCGACGGAGGAACAGTTCGACGCCCCCGTGCTCTACGGCTCGGCAAAAGACGGCTATTTTGCCGACTCACCCGACGCGCCGCGCGCAGACTGCGCCCCGCTTCTCGATAAAATCGTCGAGTACATTCCCGCGCCGAAAGTGGACGACGAAAAAGACTTCCGCATGCTCATTTCCAACATCGACTGGGACAACTACGTCGGCAGGGTCGCAATCGGAAAAATTACATCGGGCAGCGTCAAAAAGGGCGACACCGTCTGGCTCATGAAAGGCGACGGCTCGAAGTTTTCGGGAAAGGTTTTGCGCTGTTTCGAATACTCAAAGCTCGGCACGGAAGACTCGGCGGTCGGGGTTGCGGGCAATATCGTGGGCGTCGCGGCGTTCGAAAACGTGGACATCGGCGAAACGCTCTGCGGGCGCGAGGACATGCAGCCCCTGCCCTTCGTGGCAATCGACCCGCCGACGGTCTCGATGGAAATTTCAATCAACGACGGCCCGCTCGCGGGGCAGGACGGCAAAAATGTAACGTCGAGAGTCGTCGGCGAACGCCTCAAACGCGAAATGCGCACGAACATTTCCATCAAGGTTGAGGACACCGACAGGGCGGGCGTCTTCAACATCTTCGCGCGGGGAGCCATGCAGATTGCGGTTCTTGTCGAAACGATGCGCCGCGAAAACTACGAGGTCTGCGTGTCGCGCCCGAAAGTGCTCATGCACCGCGACGCCGACGGCAAGCTGCTAGAACCTTTCGAAACCGTATACGTCGAAGCTCCCGAAGACAACACGGGCGCAATCATGAAAATGCTCGCCGCCCGCAAGGCGCAAATCGAGGAAATGGAAACCTCCGAAATAAGCAAGCGCACGCGCATTACCGCGCGAATGCCAACGCGCGGGCTTATCGGCTTCGAGCTTGAACTGATGAACACGACGTCGGGGCACGGAGTGTTCTCGCACCTCTTCCGCGAATACGCGCCCTACTGCGGAGAGTTCGCCACAAACCCGTCGGGCAGGCTGGTTTCAATCGAAAACGGCGTATCGACGCGCTTTGCGCTGCTGATTCTCGAAGAGCGCGGACGCCTGTTCGTCGAGCCGCAGGAGCAAATCTACGCGGGGCAGATTGTGGGCTACGAGCCGAAGGGAATCGAAATGCTCGTAAACCCCTGCCGCGAAAAGCACCTGACGAATATCAGAATGTCATACAAAGAGCAGACGGTAGTGCTCACCCCCGCCGAAAAATTCTCGCTCGAACGCGCAATCGAGTTCATCGAGGCGGACGAACTTGTAGAGGCAACGCCGCACAATATCAGAATGCGCAAGAGGATTCTCGACGCGAACGCCCGCAACCGCGCGGCGCACCGCGAAATGAAAAACCTTGAAAATTCGTAA